TGTCGTCGCGCCGACCGTCCTTCTTGCTTACCTGTACATGCCCTGGGTCAGTCGCGCGCTGCAGGCGGAACCGGGTGACGCCGATTGGCCGCGCGTGCCGCCCACGGCTGTCGGCTTTGCCGTGATCGCGCTGCTGGCGCCCATGGTCTACGGAACAGCACCTCTGTTCGCACCCGTGCACGTGCAGCGCCCGCTGTCGGAAATGCAGGCCACGGCCGCGAGGGAAAGCGACGCGTGGCGCTTCTACGGCCGCGGGCCCGGCGGGCAGCGGTTCGCCCCCGAGGATCAGATCACACCGGCCAATGTCGGCGAGCTCGAGGTTGCGTGGACCCACCGCAACGGCGACACGGTCGACGAAGCCGAGCTTGACGGCGAGCGCGAATTCCACAGTGAAGCAACGCCGATCAAAGTGGGCGACACGCTCTACAGCTGCACGCCACACAGTTGGGTCTTCGCCATGGACGCGACGACCGGCGAAGCGAAATGGACGTGGAAGCTCCCCGCCGAGCGGGCCGGCAATCCCTATCTCGTCTGCCGCGGCGTCGCCTATGATGAGCTGCCGCCCGACCAACCATGCCCGCGCCGCATCTATGCGCCGACCTTCGACGCGCGGATCGTTGCCCTGGATGCCGATACCGGCCGTGCATGCGAGAGCTTCGGCGATCGCGGCTATATCGACCTTCGTGCGAATGCCGGCCCGTCGCCCGCAGGCTTTCAGATCACGACCTCGCCACCTCTCGTGGTCAACCACCGCCTGATCGTCGGCAGCCGCATTCTCGATAACGCCGCCGTGGACGAACCTTCGGGCGTCGTGCGAGCCTACGATCCTGCATCGGGCGATCTCGTCTGGGCTTGGGATGTCGGCCGCGGCGAGGACGCGATCGGGTCGTTGCCGGAGGACGAGGTCTACACGCGCGGTACGCCCAACGTGTGGGGCGCGATCACGGCCGATCCGCAGCTCGGGATGGTCTACCTGCCGCTTGGCAACGCCACGCCCGACTATTACGGCGCGCACAAGCGCCCCTTCGACGATCGGTTCAGTTCGTCGGTGACCGCGCTCGACATCGCGACCGGCGAGCTTCGCTGGACTTTCCAGACCGTGCATCACGACGTCTGGGATTTCGATGTGCCGATCGGTCCTTCCATCGTCGACCTGCCCGATCCGAACGGCGGCGAGCCCATCCCGGCGCTGGTCCAGACCACCAAGACCGGCCAGGTGTTCGTGCTGAACCGGGCGACGGGTGAGCCGATCAAGCGGGTCGAGGAGCATCGGGTGCCGCAAACGGGCGCGGTCGCCGGTGAGCGGCTGTCGCCGACCCAGCCGTTCTCGACCGGCATGCCGTCGTTCACGCCGCCGCCGCTGACCACGGCCGACATCTGGGGCGCCACGCCGCTCGACCAGCTGGTTTGTCGGATCCAGTTCGCGCAGGCGCGCAGCGAAGGCATCTACACGCCGCCCGGCCTGAAGGCGATGATCGGCAATCCCGCCTTCGACGGCGTGACCGACTGGGGCGGCGCCGCGATCGACCCCGGGCGCATGGTCATGACGATCAATCTCATGACCATGCCCTTCCATATCCGGCTGGTCGACCGGGAGAGCGAGGAAGGCCAGGAACTCGCCGCAAGCGACTACGAAGGTGGCGAGAACGCCTCGGACGAGATCGTCTACGCGCAGAACGGCACGCCCTACATCGCGCTGGTCCAAGCTTGGCTCGGCCCGTTCGGTGCGCCCTGCGTCGCTCCGCCCTGGGGCGAGTTGGCGGCCGTCGACCTCACGAGCGGAGACGTGCTCTGGCGGCGTGTGCTCGGCACCTCGCGGGACAGCGGGCTGTTCGGCACGACGTACAACCTGCCCCTGCCGACCGGCGTGCCCAATCTCGGCGGCTCGGTGATCACGAAGAGCGGTCTCGTCTTCATCGGCGCGACCACCGACCGGTATTTGCGGGCTTTCGACCTGCGGACCGGGGAGGAGGTGTGGAAGGCGCGCCTGCCAGCCGGGCCTCAGGCCACGCCGATGATCTACACGGGAGACGATGGCCGGGAGTATGTCGTGATCACGGCCGGCGGCCACGGGGCGCTGAGCACGCGCTACGGCGACTACACGATCGCCTACGCCCTGCCACTTTAGCGTTGCGTTCCCGGTAATTGTCGTCCGCTCGGGTGGCTCACCTCAGTGCGACGAGCACGGCGTAGGCTGCCGCCGCCGTAAAGCCGAGGGCGATCAGGGCGCAGATGCCGTCGCGAGCGATGAGAGCCAATCCAAATGCCGTGATCGCCGCAGCCGGCAAGGCCGCAGCCAGTGGCAAGAGCTCGAGCGGCGGCATGACAAGGGCGAGCAGCAGGCAGACAAGGGCGATCGCTCGGCTTGTCCACCGGCCGGTCAGAGCCTGCAGGCGCGGACGGATAACGTAATCGACGCGGCGCGCGATCGGGCGGGCGAACCGGGTCGCCGAGACGACTTTGGAGCCTTCGACGCTTCGCTTGAGAAACGGCTGCGGCAACCAGAGAGACTGGCGTCCCATTGCAAATTGCACGGCGATCAGCAAAACCACCAGCGCGCAAAAGGTCGGAAGGCCGGGTATGCCGCCGAGCGGCGTCAGGATGACCAATCCGGGGATGAGAAGGAACGGGCCGAAGGCGCGGGTTCCGATCGCCGCCTGGATATCGCCGACCGACAGCTGTGGGTCGTCGCGCGCCGCCTCCTCCAAGGCATCCAGGACCTGCTCCAGATTTTGGACTGTCTCCGCCACCATCGTCTTTCCGCGTTCAGGCCCGGCTCCGTGCCATACAGCGCACCACGCGTCCGGATGTTCCGCCTCGCGTCGCATGCGGCGGCGGATTTCTGCGCCTAGCGCGACTTGGCTAAAGCCTACTCGCGATCTCGAACATTTCCTCAGGCGCGCAGTCCGACTTCGGCGGAGGGCATGCCGGTCAGTTGGTGCACCTTGCCTTCGGATTGACCCTCCTCGAAGCAACCGAGAGCAGCTCCTATCGACAACCTCAATTACTTCGGAATGGCGCGCTCTACTCACGTATTCAACCTGATCGGAATCCGACATATCATATCGTCATGAATTTTCTCTTGTAACATTGGCGGCAAATTGCATTCATCTATTTTGGGAATAATTCGCGATTGTCGCGCTGTAGATATTTCTTGCCGAACAAAATCTCTTCGGTTTCGAACAATTCCCGCACGCCTGCGTTGGGCAGCCGACGACATGCGGCTAGCACGTGTTGATGACACGCGGACGGGCTGGGCACGCCCTGATCGGGAAGGATGACGATGAGCACCACCGTGAGTGATTTCTTCGTCGAGCGTTTGAAGGCTTGGGGTGTCACCCGGATCTATGGCTATCCCGGCGACGGCATCAACGGGGTCCTCGGGGCCCTGCAGCGGGATGGGACGATTGAGTTCATCCAGGTCAGGCACGAAGAAATGGCCGCGTTCATGGCGGCCGCCCACGCGAAGTTCACAGGCGAGATCGGCGTCTGCCTGTCCACCGGGGGACCGGGTGCTACCCATCTCGTTACCGGCCTGTACGACGCCAAGCTCGATCACGTTCCGGTCCTTGCGATCGCGGGACAGGCCGAGGCGACCGTGCGCGGCAGCAACTATCAGCAGGAGCTCAACCTCGACCGCATGTTCGCGGATGTCGCCGACTTTGTGCAGGAAGTTTCGGCCCCGGCTCAGATTCGCCACCTCGTCGATCGCGGTCTTCGCACGGCGATCGCCCGCAACGGCATCGGCGTTCTCATCCTGCCCAAGGACATCCAGGAGGAGGCTTACGTCGATCCCAAGCCCTCGCACGGATTTACGCGGTCAAGCCCCGGCTACACGCATCCGAAGGTCGTGCCCTACGACCGCGATCTCGACCGCGCCGCCGAGATCCTGAACGCTGGCTCGAAGGTCGCCATTCTCGTTGGCGCCGGCGCACGAGGCGCTGCCGAAGAGGTGGTCGAGGCCGCGGAGAGCCTGGGCGCCGGCGTCGCGAAAGCCCTTCTTGGCAAGGACGTCCTGCCCGACGACCTGCCCTTTGTCACCGGATCGATTGGCCTCCTTGGCACCAAGCCGAGTTCCGATCTGATGGCTGGCTGTGACACGCTGCTCATGGTCGGCACAGGCTTTCCATGGGCCGAATTTCTGCCGAAGGACGGCGACGCGCGGGCCGTGCAGATCGACATCGACCCGTCCATGCTTGGCTTGCGTTATCCCGTTGACGTCAATCTGCACGGCGATGCCGCGGAAACGCTGCGCGCCCTGCTGCCGCGTCTGCAGCGCAAGACCGACCGATCCTGGCGCGACGGCGTCGAGGCGGGCATTCGCGAGTGGTGGCAGACATTGGAGGCGCGGGCGCTGACCGAGGCCAAGCCGGTCAACCCGCAACGGGTGGTCTGGGAAATGTCGCCGCGGCTACCCGAGGACGCGATCGTCACCAGCGACAGCGGCTCCTGTGCCAATTGGTACGCGCGCGACTTCAAGATCAAGCGCGGTCAGCGCGGCTCCCTGTCCGGCAGCCTAGCCTCGATGGGCGCGGCCGTGCCCTACGCCATTGCTGCGAAGTTCGCCTATCCGGGCCGGCCGGTCGTCGCGCTGGTCGGCGACGGCGCCATGCAGATGAACAACATGGCGGAGCTGATCACGATCCAGAAATACTGGCGGCAGTGGCGTGATCCTCGCCTCGTCACCTGCGTGTTCAACAATGGCGACCTGAACGAGGTCACCTGGGAGCAGCGGGTGATGGCCGGCAACCCGAAGTTCGAGGCGACCCAGAACCTGCCGGACGTGCCGTACGCCCGCTTCGCGGAGCTTATCGGCTTGCGCGGCATCTTCGTCGACGACCCCGAACGCCTGGCCGAGGCCTGGGATCAGGCGCTTACGGCGGACCGTCCTGTCGTGCTCGAGGTCAAGACCGATCCGGAGATCGCGCCCTTGCCGCCGCATGTCACCTTCGAACAGGCGAAGGGCATGATTGCCGCCCTGTTTCAAGGCGAGCCGAACGCCGGCCGCGTCATCGGGCAGACCGCCAAGCAGCTGGCGAACGAGATGATCGGCAAGCGCGACTAGGGCGCGCGCCGGGCAAGGCCTGGCATGTCGCGACCGAGCTTCAGTTCACCTTTTGACGATCAACGGAGACATCATGACGAGTACCGAGATCAACGCGCCGACGCCGCCTCACCCGAAGCAGCAGCAGGACATGCCGGGCTCGACCGAGGCGATGACGCCGCGGCCGGATCACGGCGAGACGAGCTACAGGGGCTCGGGTCGTCTTGCGGGGCGCGCCGCGATCATCACCGGCGCCGACTCCGGCATCGGCCGAGCGGTGGCGATCGCCTATGCCCGCGAGGGCGCGGACGTCCTGATCTCCTATCTCTCCGAGCACGACGATGCCGAGGAGACGGCGCGCTGGGTGAAGGAGGCCGGTCGCAAAGCCATCGTCGTACCGGGCGACGTCGCCGACGAGACTCACTGCCAGGCTCTTGTCGACCGAGCGCTCGAAGCGTTCGGACGGCTCGACATTCTGGTCAACAACGCTGCGCATCAGGCGAGCTTCGACACGCTTGAAGACATCACCGGCGAGGAGTGGCGGCATACCTTCGACGTGAACATGCACAGCCAGTTCTATCTGTGCAAAGCAGCGGTGCCGCACATGAAGCCCGGCAGTGCCATCGTCAACACCAGCTCGATCAACGCGAAAAGTCCGTCGCCGGCCCTGCTCGCCTATGCCACGACCAAGGGCGCGATCGCGAACTTTACGGCCGGCCTCGCGCAGTTCGTCGCCGATCGCGGCATCCGCGTGAACGCCGTGGCGCCGGGCCCGATCTGGACGCCGTTGATCCCATCGACCTTGCCCGAAGAGAAGGTCGAGAGCTTTGGCTCCAACACGCCGCTCGGCCGCGCCGGCCAGCCGGCCGAGCTCGCTGGCGCCTACGTTATGCTGGCGTGCGAAGACGCCAGCTACATCACGGGTGCGCTGATCCCCGTCACCGGCGGCCGCCCCATGCTCTGAGCGCGCCGTGCCGTGTCGAGAAGAGCTGTGCAAAACGCGAGATGCGCATGCTCGGCGTGGACACGAGGCCACGATATGCGGGCTGGCCTCGAACCCTCCGAACGATCCGAGCCGCAGGCGAAATGTCCATGTAGCAGAGCCGCGTCAGACTGAGGCCTCGGGCTCGTCGTTCTGCCGATCGTCCATGCCGACCAGCATGGGGTAGATCCAGTGATAGGTGAAGCGACGCGTGCCGCCGGTCCGTGGTCCGGACCAGTAACCATGCCAATGGGCACGGCGCAGATGGGGTCGCACGGTCCGGCCGGTGGCCTCGCTCATGACGGTCTGGGCCTCGCGGAGCCGCCGGCCGATCTCGGCGCCCACGGTCCAGATCCGCGGACGTGACGGCGGGAACAGGCGCCAGCCGCGCTTGGTCTTGACGGTCTTCGGGCGACCCGGGTACGCGCCCGGTTCGGTCCGGTCGATGATCTCGGGCGCCTCCGAGCACATGTAGAGCAGCAGACCGATCAAGGGGCGCAGCTCGTTCGCGACAGCCCGCATGCTGGCCTCGTCTGCCTCGACGGTCCGCTTGCCCAGCCGCCGGGCATACGCGACGACCTCGCTCAAGGTTCGCTGGACCGCGTCGCTGACGCTCCAGTCGCCCAGCAGGACCGGCATGCTGTCCAGACCGCCATCGCAATCGAACACGAACTGAAGCCGGCGGCCGTCGGTCGCGTCGTGCCAGGCGAGATGCGCCCAGAAGCCGAACAGGGCGCGACCATGCCACGTCCGACCGGGCGTCTCGACATACACGCACCATTCCGGAAGCCGCTGCAGCACGTCGACGGGCAGGCGGCCCGCCATGCCGCTCGTGTTCAAGGCCGCGAGCACGTCCGGATCGAAGCGATAGATGCCCTGGCTGTAGCGCCAGGTCCCGAGGGCCGCGACCAGACCGACCTCGCGGCCGGCGGCGAGATCGATGCGAGGTGCGGCGCCAGGCCCTTGCACGATCGCCTGCCATCCTTTCATGGGCAGGAAGCACCAGTCCGGCCAGCGAGGGAGGCGCACGCCGCGTGCGGCCCGCATCGTCTCGACCTGATTCGGCAGGCGGGGATAGCGCCGCATCACGGCGTTGAGATGCCCGAGCGGGCGGCTGGCGTCGGGCAGCATGACCGGTCATCCCATCGGCGAACGAAGCCGCGGTCCGATGCGGATGCCGCAGATCCCGTCAATTGGGACGTCGTTTCCGTTTTTATGTCAGATTACAACTCGTGCGTGAGCAGATCAGCTATTCGTAGACGAGTGAATAGCTCCGTTGAAAGCGTGGCTCCGTGGGCAGCCAACGCCATCACACTCAGGGTATCTGAGCGCAAAAGCGCCTTCCGGGAGAAGTCCGGCGCTAGGCGTTTCGTTCACATGCGTTTTGAGACCAAGGAAAGCCGCTTAGCGCCTCTCGAAAACGGATCGTCAGTGTCGACCCGAGCTCGCCCAAGCCTCTCGTGCTCACCGCTGCCACCGCTGCCGAGGCAAAGATAAAGTCCGAGGCGGCCCGTGCCTTTGGCGGCTACGTCACGATCATAGCTCCGAATGGCGAACATCTGACGCCGGCGCGCCTCGCCGCGCGAATTGAGGAGGAGGCGTGCGGCAAACGTGACGCCTAGGTCGCGGACGCCCGACCCTTTGAGCCTGTGCTGTGGGGCATACACGCATCGCCTCCGGCCCGCATCGTCGCGCCATGATCGGCGCGCGCGGACGATGCCTTATCGTTAGACGGCAAGGAATGGGACAGCCGTCTGCAGCATGGCCGCAGCCGCAACGGGCCTGATCGCGTTAACGGACACATTCCCCTGGCAGCGTGGTCAGGTTACGGCGTGGGCCATGATCACGGCAGGGATTGGAGGCGGAATTGATTATCCGAGGCGCAAGACAGCTTCCGACGGTGCATGTTTCGGTCTGCGTTCCATGGCACGACGGTCGGTGGGCTGGAAAAACATGCGCCAATCCACAAGGTAACACCTCGTGCCTGGTCCTGCCGAGGGTGGCCGAAGCGAAGGATGATGACTTCGAGACGAGCGTCGCAGGCACCACTTGGGACGCCGAGGGCGTTCGGCTGCCTGCGTGTGCTGCGGAACGCGGAGCATTCATGGCACCCTTTGGGTATGCCCGCAGGGGGGTTGTCACGTTAACGGAAGCGGTTCGCACGAAAGCACGCTTGGCACGTGTCAGAGAGCGACGGTCATCCCGGCGGCGCTACGCCAGTGAGCGAAGGCCTGGAGCCGATGAAGGTGGGTCGAGAGGGCTTGGCGTTTATCGGCGGGAGGGACGAAGAGGTTACGCACGGCCGAAAAGGTTGAGGTGAATCTCTGCAGGCCACCAGGCGACCGAAAGCCCTGCATCTGTCGCTCCCGCTTTGGCAAGGGCACGTGGGCATTCTCGGCCCGGTTGTTCAAACCCTTGTGGCTGCGATGCTCGATGCAGGGAGCAATTTCCCGCTTCGCAGCCCCATAAGACGGGAGCTTATCGGTCACGATCCGGCATGGCGTCCAACCCTGCCGCTTGAGCAAGCGGACGAGCAGCCGTTTGGCCGCCCGTGTGTTGCGCCGCCGTTGCAGGATTTCGTCGAGCACGACGCCGTGCTGATCGACAGCGCGCCATAGCCAATGCACGGCCCCGCGGATCACGATGCGCACCTCGTCCAGACGCGAGATATCACCGGGACGTGGGGCTCGGCGACGGAGGTTTCGAGTGATGGCCGGTCCGAACTTCGCCGCCCATCGCCTGGTCTCGTAGGACACGACGATGCCGCGCTCGAGCCGCATCTCCTCGACCAGGCGCAGGCTCAGCGGGAAGCGGAGGTACAGCCACACGGCATGCGTGATGAGCTCGGCCGGGAAATGGTGGCGCTTGTAGCGTATCGGACTCGCGATCATGGGGCCGTCGACAGCTCGATCCCGCTACGAATGGAACCGCGCCGGTCAATGTGACATCTCCAGTCGAGGTACTGACGGCGCAGGGGCGCCCGGTCACTGAAGCGATCCGGACGATCGGCGTGCCCCAAGTCAGGTTCTACGGCTGGCGCACTGAGTATGGCGGCCTGGTTAAGAGGTTTTGTTGGCCTAGTATCACGTGGTCTCTTCAGGAGACCACAGGCTTGGGGATGCTTGAAACGGCAGGTTGAGGCATAGCAAAAGACGGCACTCGGTGTCGCCGCTGACAGGCGGAGATCGATGGACGATGCCTTGGCCGCTATCCGTCACATCGCCTTTGAAGACACTCACGGCATGCTCCGGCATGCGATGGATCGGCCCGGCAAAGGCGGCTTGCTCGTCAAGCGCGCGTTGGCTGTCTGAGGGCGCTATCCAGTCCGTCCCCATCCCACGATATGTCGTGAGCATGCGCGCTACGACCCGATCGCGATGGAACCTCCAGCACGCCCTTCCACCTATGGCTTGAAGGCGGATGTCAATCCGCCCCATCCCCGTGATCCGCGCGAAGCGCTCGGCCAGATCAACAATATCCAGGAACAGCGTGTCACGCATGGCTCCCGCGGGCATGCGGGCCTGATCGATCAGCGACGCCACAGCAGGGCACACGTGACCAAGGTCGACGAGGACTCGCCCGTCGGGCAATCGATCGGGCGGCAAGTCTGCAAGCCATTGATTAAATGCGCTTGGCAATGTCCGCCGCCAGACGACGAGCTGAACGTCGTCATCGTGAATGCGTGCAAGGTCCTCCGGATCATGGGTTTCGAGGACCATAGCCTCGTGAGCGAGGCTTTCGCGAGCGTGCTGCGAGGGCCGAGCGAAGGCAGTGCCGCCCATGCCACGCAGTGCACGGTTCGAGGGAGCGCGTGTTCTCATTGTCACCTGCCTACCCGTATTCAGGCCGCCGCCTGCGCCTGTCCCCATGCCGGGAACGGATCGGGGAGATCCCGCCAGCTCGCCAGGGCAAGCTCGCGCGCATTCGCATCGCCGATCAGGCACGCATCCAGTTCCGCGCGGATGGCGGCCTCGTCGAGATGAGCGCCGATGAACACGATCTCCTGCCGGCGGTCGCCGTAGACCGGGTCCCAGCTGCGCGCGATCGCCCGGCGCCAGTCGGGATGATCCGGCCAACGCTCGCGCGGCACGCCCGCCCACCACAGGCCCAGCGCCTGGTTGCGCACGATGCCGCCCGCCTGGCTGAGCTCGCCGGCCCAGTCCGGTCGCGTCGCCAGCCAGAAATGGCCCTTCGCCCGGATCACGCCCGGCCACGGCCAGCGCAGGAAGGCGGAAAAGCGGGCAGGATGGAACGGGCGCCGCGCGCGGTAGACAAAGCTCCTGATGCCGTACTCCTCGCTTTCCGGGACATGATCGGCGAAGCCGTGCAGTTCCTTGAACCAGAGCGGATGCTGCTGCGCCTTCTCGAAGTCGAAGCGCCCGGTCGCGAGCACCCGGTCCAGCGGAACCTGTCCATTCGCGGCCTCGATCACGGCGGCGTCGGGGTTGAGCGCCCGGACGATGGCGCGGGACGCGTCAAGCTGCTCCGGCGTGGCGATGTCCACCTTGCTCAGCACGACAACGTCGGCGAACTCGATCTGGTCGACCAGAAGATCGACCAGCGTCCGCTCGTCGTTCTCACCCAGCGATTCACCGCGATCCCTCAGGAAGTCGGACGATGCGTAGTCCCGCAACAAGGCGGCGCCGTCGACCACGGTCACCATCGTGTCCAGCTTCGCGACGTCGCCGAGGCTGACGCCCTCCTCGTCGCGGAAGTCGAAGGTCGCGGCCACCGGCAGCGGCTCGGAGATGCCGGTGGATTCGATCAGCAGGTAGTCGAACCGTCCGGCCTCGGCGAGGCGGCGGACCTCCGAAAGGAGATCGTCGCGCAAGGTGCAGCAGATGCATCCATTGGTCATCTCGACCAGCTTCTCGTCGGTCCGCATCAGGCCGCCGCCCTCGCGCACGAGATCGGCGTCGATGTTCACCTCGCTCATGTCGTTGACGATCACCGCGATCCGCTTGCCTTCGCGGTTGTTCAGGACGTGATTGAGCAGGGTGGTCTTGCCGGCGCCGAGAAAGCCGGACAACACGGTGACCGGTAGGCGACGATCCATTGCATATTCCCATGGGTTCGGTAGCTGGGTGAGCCGACAACCTATATAGTATGTTATAACGTTTCAACGTGAATCGTGAGCAGGCGACTGAAGCCCGCGCACCACCACGGATTCGTATCGTCGCATGCTCAGAAGTGGTGAGGCGCCTTCGGACCGGTGCCGCTCAATGGGCCGATCTGCCCAAGCAGAACGCCAAGAGAAGAAGCAGACCATCCCTACGAAGGCGACGTCGCTAGGCTTAACGCTCAACAGCGTCCAGGCGCTTCGCCCCGGCCGCAAGGGTCGAAACGTGCCCAGCTTGCCGGGGCGCACCGACAGATGCCCTAAGCTTCGATGCCGACGATCCGTCCCGGCAAGTCGCGTGTCATCGTCTCCTGCGCGCGATAATGGATGACCGAGCGGATCGACTCGCCGCGATGCAAGAGATCGAACGCGGTGTTGATGGCATCATGGGTCATGTGGTGCGTGATGTAGGGGTCGACCGCGAAATCCCCGCGCAGCCACTCGTCGACCATGCCCGGCAATTGTGTCCGGCCGCGCACGCCGCCGAACGCCGTGCCGCGCCATACCCGGCCGGTCACCAGCTGGAACGGGCGCGTCGCGATCTCCTCGCCCGCTCCGGCGACACCGATGACCGTGCATTCGCCCCAGCCTTTGTGGCAGCTTTCCAGTGCCGAACGCATGAGCTTGACGTTGCCGACCGCCTCGAACGCATAGTCAACGCCGCCATTGGTCATCTCGATCAGGACCTCGTGGATCGGCTGGCCGAACTCCTTCGGATCGACGCATTCGGTTGCGCCCAGCCCGAAGGCCAGTGGAAACTTACCAGCATTGACGTCGACGCCAATGATCCGCGACGCCTTGTTGAGCATCGCGCCCTGCACGACCGCCATGCCGACCGCGCCGAGGCCGAACACGGCGACCGTGGAGCCCTCCTGCACCTTGGCGGCGTTACGCACGGCACCGATACCGGTCGGGACGGCGCAGCCCATGACGCAAGCCTTGGTCAACGGTGCGGACGGATTGATCTTCGCAACCGCGATCTCGGGCAGGACGGTGTACTCGCTGAACGTGCTTGTGCCCATGTAGTGCAGGATCGGCTTGCCCTTGTAGGAGAAGCGGCTTGTGCCGTCAGGCATCAGGCCTTGCCCCTGAGTCGCCCGGATCGTCTGGCAAAGATTGGTCTTGCCGGACTTGATGTAGGGGCAGTCCGGATCCTCGGGGATGTAGAGCGGAATCACGTGATCGCCCGGCGTCACCGAGCTCACGTTGGCGCCGACCTCCTCGACGATGCCGCAACCCTCGTGACCGAGGACGCAGGGGAACAGGCCTTCGGGATCGCGGCCGGACAGCGTGAACATGTCGGTATGGCACAGGCTGGTCGTGACGATCCGGACCAGCACTTCGCCTTCCTTTGGACCGTCGAGATCGATCTCCTCGATCTCGAGCGGGCGGTTTGCTTCCCAGGCGATTGCAGCGCGCGTCTTCATGGAGCCATCCTTTACGTTATAACGTTCAGACCATAGGCAGGATTGAAGCCGCGAGCTATGGGTCGTTCGTCGCATTGCCGCCACGCTGCGCCGGCGGGCCACTGGCAACCGCACCTGCGCCCCGGGTCCTGTCGCCACGCCTGCGGGCTGTCAGTGCGCCATCATCTCGCTCACTATCTCCTCCGTGCTCAAGGACGACGGATAGTAGGTCGGCCAGTTCGTCACTTCCTCCAGCAAGGCAGCTCGATTGTTGCCCCAGTAGAGGTGGTAGTGGTCGGACGACTCCGGTGCGATCTTGTGATCGCTGAACTGAATGTATTGTGGGGCGGCCTCGTCACCCCCGATCTTTTCGAAGATGAAGCGCACACCGCGATTGCCGGCCTCATAAGTCAGGATCTCATAGCCGTTGCTGGCATAGTGGGCCTCGAGCGCCTTCCCGTCCTCAAAAAATGTCACGGTGTCGCCGTCGATCACAATGCGTTCGACATCGGTCCGGTAGCCGATTTCGTAGTAGGCCCGATACTCATCGGCAGTCTTGTCCCCTTGCTCCGCCTTGTGAGCCATGACTGGATCGAGTGATCCATTCTGCAGATAGGGATAGACCGACTGCCAATCTCCGGCCCAGTCCGCCAGCGTGCGCTCCTTGACCTGGCCGTCCTCAAAGTAGCCCTTGTAGATCTGATCGTCGTGGTGGCTGTGAGCATGGTCGTGTCCGTGGCCATGACTCTCCTCACCATCGTGGTCGTGGACCTCACCGCTCCCGCCAACCGAGACGATGTTGTAAGGCTTGCCCTCGACAGGAATCTCGCCAGCCCTGGTGAACGAGGCCGCATCGACGAGATGAAGCTTACTGCTCGAGGGATCAGTGACGACGACCTTGTCGCCGGCGACCGCGATGCGCGGCCGCGGATCGTTCCAATGACCGTCCATCGAATAAGGGTCGGTCAGCTTGAGCGACTTGGCGATCGTGCCGGCCACGACATCGAGTTGATGAAGCTGGCCATCCTCGGTGACGACATACGCAAACTTCGTCCTCACCGGATCAACGGCAAAATGGACACGGC
Above is a genomic segment from Geminicoccaceae bacterium SCSIO 64248 containing:
- a CDS encoding exopolysaccharide biosynthesis protein — protein: MVAETVQNLEQVLDALEEAARDDPQLSVGDIQAAIGTRAFGPFLLIPGLVILTPLGGIPGLPTFCALVVLLIAVQFAMGRQSLWLPQPFLKRSVEGSKVVSATRFARPIARRVDYVIRPRLQALTGRWTSRAIALVCLLLALVMPPLELLPLAAALPAAAITAFGLALIARDGICALIALGFTAAAAYAVLVALR
- a CDS encoding membrane-bound PQQ-dependent dehydrogenase, glucose/quinate/shikimate family, with the translated sequence MSWPTRRPIVSGLLVVLLGAYFAAGGVYLAWLGGSWYYVIAGLVMIASGGLIGGGQLAGRQLYGLLWVGTVLWAYWEAGLDVWKLVPRVVAPTVLLAYLYMPWVSRALQAEPGDADWPRVPPTAVGFAVIALLAPMVYGTAPLFAPVHVQRPLSEMQATAARESDAWRFYGRGPGGQRFAPEDQITPANVGELEVAWTHRNGDTVDEAELDGEREFHSEATPIKVGDTLYSCTPHSWVFAMDATTGEAKWTWKLPAERAGNPYLVCRGVAYDELPPDQPCPRRIYAPTFDARIVALDADTGRACESFGDRGYIDLRANAGPSPAGFQITTSPPLVVNHRLIVGSRILDNAAVDEPSGVVRAYDPASGDLVWAWDVGRGEDAIGSLPEDEVYTRGTPNVWGAITADPQLGMVYLPLGNATPDYYGAHKRPFDDRFSSSVTALDIATGELRWTFQTVHHDVWDFDVPIGPSIVDLPDPNGGEPIPALVQTTKTGQVFVLNRATGEPIKRVEEHRVPQTGAVAGERLSPTQPFSTGMPSFTPPPLTTADIWGATPLDQLVCRIQFAQARSEGIYTPPGLKAMIGNPAFDGVTDWGGAAIDPGRMVMTINLMTMPFHIRLVDRESEEGQELAASDYEGGENASDEIVYAQNGTPYIALVQAWLGPFGAPCVAPPWGELAAVDLTSGDVLWRRVLGTSRDSGLFGTTYNLPLPTGVPNLGGSVITKSGLVFIGATTDRYLRAFDLRTGEEVWKARLPAGPQATPMIYTGDDGREYVVITAGGHGALSTRYGDYTIAYALPL
- a CDS encoding thiamine pyrophosphate-requiring protein — protein: MSTTVSDFFVERLKAWGVTRIYGYPGDGINGVLGALQRDGTIEFIQVRHEEMAAFMAAAHAKFTGEIGVCLSTGGPGATHLVTGLYDAKLDHVPVLAIAGQAEATVRGSNYQQELNLDRMFADVADFVQEVSAPAQIRHLVDRGLRTAIARNGIGVLILPKDIQEEAYVDPKPSHGFTRSSPGYTHPKVVPYDRDLDRAAEILNAGSKVAILVGAGARGAAEEVVEAAESLGAGVAKALLGKDVLPDDLPFVTGSIGLLGTKPSSDLMAGCDTLLMVGTGFPWAEFLPKDGDARAVQIDIDPSMLGLRYPVDVNLHGDAAETLRALLPRLQRKTDRSWRDGVEAGIREWWQTLEARALTEAKPVNPQRVVWEMSPRLPEDAIVTSDSGSCANWYARDFKIKRGQRGSLSGSLASMGAAVPYAIAAKFAYPGRPVVALVGDGAMQMNNMAELITIQKYWRQWRDPRLVTCVFNNGDLNEVTWEQRVMAGNPKFEATQNLPDVPYARFAELIGLRGIFVDDPERLAEAWDQALTADRPVVLEVKTDPEIAPLPPHVTFEQAKGMIAALFQGEPNAGRVIGQTAKQLANEMIGKRD
- a CDS encoding SDR family oxidoreductase; translation: MTSTEINAPTPPHPKQQQDMPGSTEAMTPRPDHGETSYRGSGRLAGRAAIITGADSGIGRAVAIAYAREGADVLISYLSEHDDAEETARWVKEAGRKAIVVPGDVADETHCQALVDRALEAFGRLDILVNNAAHQASFDTLEDITGEEWRHTFDVNMHSQFYLCKAAVPHMKPGSAIVNTSSINAKSPSPALLAYATTKGAIANFTAGLAQFVADRGIRVNAVAPGPIWTPLIPSTLPEEKVESFGSNTPLGRAGQPAELAGAYVMLACEDASYITGALIPVTGGRPML
- a CDS encoding IS6 family transposase, coding for MIASPIRYKRHHFPAELITHAVWLYLRFPLSLRLVEEMRLERGIVVSYETRRWAAKFGPAITRNLRRRAPRPGDISRLDEVRIVIRGAVHWLWRAVDQHGVVLDEILQRRRNTRAAKRLLVRLLKRQGWTPCRIVTDKLPSYGAAKREIAPCIEHRSHKGLNNRAENAHVPLPKRERQMQGFRSPGGLQRFTSTFSAVRNLFVPPADKRQALSTHLHRLQAFAHWRSAAGMTVAL